The region CAGGGTTCCTGTTGCTTCGAGACATGATTGAAAACAACTCCTTGGTCATAAAATCCGCTGTTGGGCGGGGACGATACGTCAGGCCATGGCAATGATCAAGACGAAAGAACGCTCCCTGGCCCTATCCCCGAATCTGGAGTCCATGGGCGGCTCGTTTTAATCCTGTCGAAGTCTGTCCAGCCCGCAAAAAAAAACCGGATAATGGTGAAAAATGTACTTTCCTTCGGTCCCGGCCTGACCGAAGGTCGGGCCATGGTTTCCGGGCGGTTAGATGCACCGTCGATCGACAACAGGATACACGTCAGGTCCAGACCACCCCAAAAGACCAGGCCCTCAACAAGGAAGGTGCAAAATGTGCTTTGATCATCTGAAGTTTACATACGACCTGCAGAACCGGGAAGACGGAAACGTCAACATCAGGTTTCTCGGAGTCGACTGCTCCGATCTGGCCACGGCCTCGTTCCTCCATTCGGTTTTCATCACCTTTATGAACGACGAAAATTTCTCCAATTCTAGGGAAATTTCCTGGGTCAACAGCGAGAACGCGGCCCTGTACTTCAAGCCCCAGCACAAGGGCTCCATCCTCGACGGCGACCTGGAGGTCAATCTGGCCTGCCAGGCCAAGAAGGAAAAGGCCGTCACCGAACAGATCGAACTCAGCTACCAGCAGGTGGCCATGCTGAACATCGTTCTCCAGAAGGCCATCAGCGTCATGTAGAGCCGATCAATTCTTGCGGCCTGCCAGCGCCCCCGAACGGACTTGACCGCGCCGGGGACATCTGAAAGAAAACCCGCTTTCGACCCACAACAAGGCAGGCAGGCCATGAGAAGAAACATCGAACATGTCGGCTGGGGACAACTCAGCTATGAGATACGGGCCATCGTCGCCGTGGCCCACGATCTTCGGCGTCTGGGTGTGGACATCACCTGGGAAAACATTGGCGACCCCATCGAAAAGGGCGAAAAAGTCCCGGAATGGATCAAGGACATCGTCCGGGATCTCGTCTCCGACGACAAGACCTACGGCTATTGCGCCACGGCCGGAGTGCCCGAAACCCGGGAATTCCTGGCTGGCCAGGTCAACCTCCGCGGCGGCATCCAGGTCACCGCCAACGACATCATCTTCTATAACGGCCTGGGCGACGCCGTAGCCAAGATCTTCGGCTTCCTCCGCCGCGAGGCCCGGGTCATCGGACCCTCCCCGGCCTATTCGACCCATTCCTCGGCCGAGGCCGCCCACTCGGGATACGAGCACCTGACCTACACCCTGGACCCCGACAACGGCTGGATGCCCGACCTCGAAGATCTCGAGAACAAGATCCACTACAACGACTCCATTGCCGGCATGCTCCTGATCAATCCGGACAATCCCACCGGTGCGGTCTATCCCCGGGAAATCCTGGAAAAGATGGTCGACATTGCCCGGCGCTACGACATCTTTGTCGTCTGCGACGAAATCTATGCCCACATCGTCTACAACGGGGCCCAAACCTGCCATCTGAGCGAGGTCATCGGCGAGGTTCCAGGAATGGCCCTGCGCGGCATATCCAAGGAATTCCCCTGGCCCGGGGCCCGTTGCGGCTGGATCGAGGCCTTCAACCAGGACCGGAACCCGGCCTTTCAGAAGTATCTGTCCAGCCTCATGAACGCCAAGATGCTCGAGGTCTGCTCCACCTCTCTTCCCCAATACGCCATTCCCAGGGTCATGGGCGATCCGAGGTACCTGGACCACTTGGAGCGGCGCAAACGGATGTTCGAATCCCGGGTCAACGAAGCCTTCGACATCCTCAATTCCTACGACTACATCAGGGTCACCCGGCCCCAGGGGGCCTTCTACATGGCCGTCCTGTTCGACGACGGCATTTTGAACGACAACCAGACCCTGCCCCTGAATGATGCCGAAGTCCGCAAATACGTCGAGAACAAAGTCAAAAACGTGCCCGTGGACAAGCGATTCGTCTATTATCTGCTGGGCTCCGAAGGCATCTGCGTTGTCCCCCTGACCGGGTTCTGCTGTGGCCGCAAGGGCTTTCGGATCACCCTTCTTGAAACCGACGACGACAAACGCCGGGACACATGGCACCGCATCGGCCGGGCCGTGAAAACCTACGTCGAGTCAATCTGAGCGGGAAGCGACCATGAACATCACCCTCGACCTCTGGTCCGCCTCTCTCTACGCCCTGGCCATGGTCTTCGCCTCCTGCGTTGTCGGACTGCCCCTGACGGCCGTGGGGAGCGAGGCCATTTCCACCTTCGGCCGCAAGACCTTCGCCGACAAATTCGGCCAACAGACCATGCGCTTCGGCCTGGTCATGATCGTGGCCACATGGGTGGCCCTGGGCACCCAGTTCGGCCTCATGGCCCGGGATGGCGTCCTGACCCATCCCCTGCTGGCCGCCAACCGGGAACTTCTCCTGGCCGCCCTGAGTCTTCTGGCCCTGGGCTCGGTCCTGTCGGCCCTCTCCTATCTGCAATGGAAGAAGTGGAAAAAAGAGGCAAGGGGCCTGCATCTGGGAGTCGGCATCGCCGGGGTTCTCTCCCTGGCCCTGGCCTTTCTGGCCGCTGGATTTGTTCTGCGCGGCCTTGTTTTGTTTCCGGATCGGCCGGTACTCACCTCCCTGCCCGGACAAGCATCCCTGTTCTGGCCCCTGTGGATCCAATGGCTGGCCCTGTCCGTGGCCCTGTCGTCCGGTCTTACCCTGGCCTACCTCCTGACCCGCCGCCTGCGCGACGACTTCGGTCGGGACTACTACCGCTACGCCCTGCGGTTCGGGGCCCGCTGGGCCCTCTGGCCCCTGCTGGCCCTCGTCCCTCTCTGCTCCTGGTTCTTTTTTCTGGCTAGGTCCGGGGTTCATTTCACCGCCCCGGACATTTTGGTCGCAGCCGGAAGCCGGGGCCTGACCCTGGCCGCCGCCGTCATCTGCTGGCTGGCCGTAGCCAGATCCGACAGCCCCCTGCGCCTCAAGTGGGCCGTGGTTCTGGCCGCCGCCCTGGTCTTCGTCTTTGTCCTCTTCACCCTCGCTTCCTTCACGGCCATGCTCATCCAGTTCTGCCCGGAACTCACCGGCCAAACATTTGTCGGCATCTGGCTGGCTCCGTAAATCCGAGAAAACCATGCCCGCCTCCTACCTCCGACTCTTTGCATCCGGAGAATTGGAGCGCCGGGCCCGCGAAAGCGTGGCCCGCCTGGAGGACTGCCGGCTCTGCCCCCGCTCTTGCGGGGTGGATCGGCTGGCCGAAGAGGAAGGCTTCTGCCGCACCGGCCGTCTGTCCCGCGTCGCCTCATACGATCTTCATTTCGGAGAGGAGGCGCCTCTGGTCGGCCGGTCCGGATCCGGAACCGTGTTTTTCATGCAGTGCAATCTGGCCTGCGAATTCTGCCAGAACTGGGACATCTCCCACGGCCATGAATGCGGGGTGCGAGGCGCCGAGGTCGACGCCAAAGGCCTTGCCCGGATCATGCTCGACCTCCAGAATCGCGGGGCCGTCAACATCAATCTGGTCACCCCGAGCCATGTGGTCCCCCAGATTCTGGAAGCCCTGATATTGGCTGCCGAGGGGGGACTGCGCCTGCCCCTGGTCTACAACAGCGGCGGCTACGACCTTCCCGAAACCCTGGAGTTGCTCCGGGACGTCGTCGACATCTACCTCCCCGACGTCAAGATCTGGGATCCCGACCTGGCCGGGGCTTGGCTCGAAGCCCGGGATTATCCGGAACGCGCCCGGGCGGCCGTTGCCACCATGCACCGACAGGTCGGGAATTTACGGATCGATGAAAAAAAAGTGGCCAGACAGGGGGTTCTGGTCCGCCACCTCGTCCTGCCCGAGGACGCGGCCGGAACCGGAGAATGGATGAAATTTTTGGCCGATCTGTCCCATGACATGTATGTCAACGTCATGGGACAGTACCGTCCTTGCGGTCGGGCCGGATCATACCCGGCCCTGTCCAGGGCCGTATGGCCCGAAGAAGTCGAGGCCGCCCGGGTCATGGCCCGACAGGCCGGCCTGTCCCGACTGGACGACCGGGAGTCGGACCTCGTTGAACGGCTTTTTCGACGCTTGGTCGAGCCCTGACAGTCGAACGAGGGGCCTCAAATCCCGGCTTCGACCGCCAGCGACTCCCGAAGCATGACCGCCCAGTCCCGGAAGGCAGCCTTGGCGTGGCCCCAGGTCGTATATCCGGCCAAAAGGTCCTTATCCACAGGGGCACCCTTTCTGGCATCCACCACCGCCCCCAGGAGCTCGTTGGTCGTCGAGTCCAGGAACATGGCCTCCATGGACGCCCCACCCATGTCCAAGGGAATGAACACCCCCACCGTGGTGATGACGTTGACCACCGGGTTGGCCGGAACCAAATCGGTAATGGCCGCCCGGATGCGCAAGACGTCCGGGCCGGGCTTGTCCACCACCGGGTACACCCCCTCCATCTCCTCGATGACCGTGGTCCTGAAATGGTCGGTCAACTCCTTGAGCACGTCGGGCTCGATCTGACGATTTTTGGCCTCTGGGTGGAAATAGACCACCACAGGGTCGATCTGGAGCTTTTTGTACCGGGTCCAGTCGACCCCCTTCTTTTCCCACCAGCGCATGCTCTCGTCCTGGGGATCCGGACGCAGGGCCGAATAGTCAGGCAGAAAGCCGGACTGGGGCGGCGGCTTGGCGCATCCGGACGTCAGCAGACAGGCCGCCATGACCAGGAAAAAAACAGAGCCGTATTTCATGAGACGATGATTCATGCTTCCACCTCCCGCATCGGGGGTTCGTTGTTTGAAACTTCCCGAACCTCGCTTTCTCCCGGCCACGACGGGGTCATCAAAAGATAGAGGCACGGTATGACCAATTGTGAAATCAAAGTGGCCGAGATCAGGCCGAAGATGATGGCGTTGCAGAGCGGCATCCACATGGGGTTGCTCAGGGCCAGGGGCACCAGACCCACCACCGTGGTGATGGTCGTGCTCAGAATGGGCCGCAAACGGTCGGCCGCGCCACGGGCCGCCGCTTCCCTGACCGATAATCCGCCTTTTCGGTGGGTGTTCATGGTCTCGATCATGACGATGGCGTCGTTGACCACGATGCCCACCAGGGAAATGATGCCGATCATGGCCGGAAAGGAGAACGGAATCCAGGCCAGGAAGAAGCCGCCGAAGGTTCCGATCAGGGCGAAGGGCAGGGAGAGCATGATGATGAAGGGCTGGGTGAAGGATCCGAACTGCAGGGCCAGCAGGGCGAAGACCAGAAAGATGGCCACCACGAACATCTTGCTGGCCGACCCGTAGGTCTCGGCCGCGGACTCGGCCTCCCCTCCAAACCGGTAGTCGTAGCCCGACGACCACTCGGCCCGCATGGCCTGGAGGCCGGGCTCCAAATCAGCCAGAATCTCGTTCACGGTCCGATTCTCGGTCTTGGCCAGCACGGTCACGGCCCTTTGCCCGCCGTCATGGGTGATGGACAGCGGGGCTTGGCCCAGAACCGGGTCCAGGATCGAAAAAACCGAGACCGTCTCCCCATTGGGCCTGACCGGTCGGATCAGGGCCACCTCCTCGATCCGGGTCGGACCTCCGGGCAGTCCCTCCCGGCTGGGCCAGCTCGTGCCCATCCGGATCTCCAGATCGTCCCGGGTCCCGCCCAAGGGGAATTTGCCCACTTCATCGTCGGTCATGGCGAAACGGACCTGATAGGCCAGGTCGTCCTGACTGATGCCATAAAAATCAAGAGCCTCGCGTTTGGGCCGAAACACCACATCCTGGCGCATGGGGCCCAGATTGTCGCGGACGTCCGTGGTGCCCGGAATGCTCCGCAGGGCCGTCTGGACCTGGTTGGACATGGCCCGCAAAAGATCGATGTCGTCGCCCTCCAGACGGATCTGGATTGGGTCTTCGGTGGTCGATCCCCCTGTCTGGGGGGTGAAGACCAGAAGACTTCCCGGATACCGGGCCAGGGCCGTCGTCAGCTCGGTCCGCAACTCGTCCAGATACTCGAAGGCCATCCGGTCCCGGTCCTCCAGTTTTGTGAAGATGCAGGAGAATCCGACGTAGGATGGGTCCTTGAACGGAACCAGGGACTCGCCGATGGAATTGCGGGACAGGGGGCTCTTCTGACCGACAAAGGCGGCCACGCTTTCCAGATAGGGCTTGGCCCGCAGAATCTCGCCCAGATCCCCGGCCACCCGCTCCGAAACGGCCAGGGTCGTGTCCGGGGCCAGTTCCACGGTGACGCCGAGGTTCCGGCCGTCGGCCTTGGGGTAGAGCAGACTCGGCAAGAGCCCCATGCCCAGGACCGAGAGGACTAGAAGAACCACCGTGACCCCGACGCAGGCCAGGGCCGTCCATTTGGAGCGCAATGTGGCCGTCAGGCTCCAGGCCGCCAGCCGGGCCGAACAGATTTCGGTCAGACGGTCGATGCGGCTGGGCTTCCCGCCGCTTTTCACGTTTCGGAACACGGCCCGGGACAGAGGGATGTCCACCAGCAGGGCGATGACGAAACTCAGGACCAGACAGCAGATGGCCGTGACCGGAATGATCCGGATGAACTTGCCGTCCACGCCACCGATGCCGAACAGGGGGACCATGGCCAGGATGGTCGTGGCCTGCCCGGCAAAGGCCGGCATGGCATAGGTCCTGACCGTCCTGACGGCCGCCTGCTCGAAGGTCAGGCCGTGGCCGAAGACCCCTTCGTGCATGCCCTCCATCATCAGGATGAAGACGTCCACCAGAAGACCCAGGGCGATGACCATGCCGATGATGACCATTTCGTTCAGGGTGTAGCCCAGGGCCTGGACCACGGCCAGGGCTCCGAGAAAGGTCACCGGGATGGAC is a window of Deltaproteobacteria bacterium DNA encoding:
- a CDS encoding pyridoxal phosphate-dependent aminotransferase produces the protein MRRNIEHVGWGQLSYEIRAIVAVAHDLRRLGVDITWENIGDPIEKGEKVPEWIKDIVRDLVSDDKTYGYCATAGVPETREFLAGQVNLRGGIQVTANDIIFYNGLGDAVAKIFGFLRREARVIGPSPAYSTHSSAEAAHSGYEHLTYTLDPDNGWMPDLEDLENKIHYNDSIAGMLLINPDNPTGAVYPREILEKMVDIARRYDIFVVCDEIYAHIVYNGAQTCHLSEVIGEVPGMALRGISKEFPWPGARCGWIEAFNQDRNPAFQKYLSSLMNAKMLEVCSTSLPQYAIPRVMGDPRYLDHLERRKRMFESRVNEAFDILNSYDYIRVTRPQGAFYMAVLFDDGILNDNQTLPLNDAEVRKYVENKVKNVPVDKRFVYYLLGSEGICVVPLTGFCCGRKGFRITLLETDDDKRRDTWHRIGRAVKTYVESI
- a CDS encoding radical SAM protein, which produces MPASYLRLFASGELERRARESVARLEDCRLCPRSCGVDRLAEEEGFCRTGRLSRVASYDLHFGEEAPLVGRSGSGTVFFMQCNLACEFCQNWDISHGHECGVRGAEVDAKGLARIMLDLQNRGAVNINLVTPSHVVPQILEALILAAEGGLRLPLVYNSGGYDLPETLELLRDVVDIYLPDVKIWDPDLAGAWLEARDYPERARAAVATMHRQVGNLRIDEKKVARQGVLVRHLVLPEDAAGTGEWMKFLADLSHDMYVNVMGQYRPCGRAGSYPALSRAVWPEEVEAARVMARQAGLSRLDDRESDLVERLFRRLVEP
- a CDS encoding DUF3313 domain-containing protein produces the protein MNHRLMKYGSVFFLVMAACLLTSGCAKPPPQSGFLPDYSALRPDPQDESMRWWEKKGVDWTRYKKLQIDPVVVYFHPEAKNRQIEPDVLKELTDHFRTTVIEEMEGVYPVVDKPGPDVLRIRAAITDLVPANPVVNVITTVGVFIPLDMGGASMEAMFLDSTTNELLGAVVDARKGAPVDKDLLAGYTTWGHAKAAFRDWAVMLRESLAVEAGI
- a CDS encoding efflux RND transporter permease subunit, translating into MSVTHPPRSEPGEPSALARFFLVRPIFAILLTASLVISGLMAYQSIVKEAAPDLAIPQATVETEWPGADPETMEKQVTNEIEKRIKSLKGLKQVRSASFDSFSIIAVEFRSEADLTESMQLLREKVRDAEPDLPKEARKPRIEQVSVDDTPILTIALFGPMDAAMLGNAAAHLKDRLEKVPGVKKVELGGRRKEVVWVLLDPGRLVSLGISATAVRDKIQAANVDMPWDKIESDEIGAVIRLQGRFREVRDLEDLPVARIGSGRVVRLGEIAHVRRDLERETSRVMVSWRGSDFGPAVDISVLKVPGVDTLKTIDGIKEVLAREAKGSSLPYGIEYRITSDQSEYVWEKLRDVFNNGWQAMLCVFVVLFFMLSWREALVAGLSIPVTFLGALAVVQALGYTLNEMVIIGMVIALGLLVDVFILMMEGMHEGVFGHGLTFEQAAVRTVRTYAMPAFAGQATTILAMVPLFGIGGVDGKFIRIIPVTAICCLVLSFVIALLVDIPLSRAVFRNVKSGGKPSRIDRLTEICSARLAAWSLTATLRSKWTALACVGVTVVLLVLSVLGMGLLPSLLYPKADGRNLGVTVELAPDTTLAVSERVAGDLGEILRAKPYLESVAAFVGQKSPLSRNSIGESLVPFKDPSYVGFSCIFTKLEDRDRMAFEYLDELRTELTTALARYPGSLLVFTPQTGGSTTEDPIQIRLEGDDIDLLRAMSNQVQTALRSIPGTTDVRDNLGPMRQDVVFRPKREALDFYGISQDDLAYQVRFAMTDDEVGKFPLGGTRDDLEIRMGTSWPSREGLPGGPTRIEEVALIRPVRPNGETVSVFSILDPVLGQAPLSITHDGGQRAVTVLAKTENRTVNEILADLEPGLQAMRAEWSSGYDYRFGGEAESAAETYGSASKMFVVAIFLVFALLALQFGSFTQPFIIMLSLPFALIGTFGGFFLAWIPFSFPAMIGIISLVGIVVNDAIVMIETMNTHRKGGLSVREAAARGAADRLRPILSTTITTVVGLVPLALSNPMWMPLCNAIIFGLISATLISQLVIPCLYLLMTPSWPGESEVREVSNNEPPMREVEA